The Desmonostoc muscorum LEGE 12446 genome includes a region encoding these proteins:
- a CDS encoding acetyl-CoA carboxylase carboxyltransferase subunit alpha, which translates to MATTERKPLLLDFEKPLAELATRIDQIRQLAEENGVDVSGQIRQLETRAMQLREEIFSSLSPSQRLQVARHPRRPSTLDYIQAISDEWMELHGDRCGGDDPALVGGVGRLSGQPVVMLGHQKGRDTKDNIARNFGMPYPGGYRKALRLMEHANKFGMPILTFIDTPGAWSGVEAEHQGQGEAIAYNLREMFCLDVPIICTVIGEGGSGGALGIGVGDRLLMFEHSVYTVATPEACAAILWKDAGKAPQAAVALKIISHDLKNLGIIDQILPEPIGGAHSDPLKAATTLKQVLLENLEELNRLTAPERRQLRYEKFRKIGVFTEVAH; encoded by the coding sequence ATGGCAACTACTGAACGTAAACCGCTACTGTTGGATTTTGAAAAGCCTCTAGCAGAACTTGCAACCCGAATCGATCAAATTCGGCAACTTGCTGAAGAGAATGGTGTTGATGTTTCTGGTCAAATTCGTCAACTAGAAACACGCGCCATGCAGCTGCGTGAGGAAATTTTTAGTAGTTTATCCCCATCCCAGCGATTGCAAGTCGCTCGTCATCCGCGCCGCCCTAGTACTCTCGATTACATTCAAGCAATTAGTGATGAATGGATGGAGTTGCATGGCGATCGCTGTGGTGGTGACGATCCTGCTTTAGTTGGTGGTGTTGGGCGTCTGAGTGGACAACCCGTGGTCATGTTGGGTCATCAAAAAGGCCGCGATACTAAAGACAATATTGCCCGCAACTTTGGTATGCCTTATCCTGGCGGCTACCGTAAAGCATTGCGGTTAATGGAACACGCCAACAAGTTCGGGATGCCGATTTTAACTTTTATCGACACGCCGGGAGCTTGGTCTGGGGTGGAAGCTGAACACCAAGGTCAAGGAGAAGCGATCGCCTACAACCTGCGGGAAATGTTCTGCCTAGATGTGCCTATTATCTGCACAGTTATCGGTGAAGGTGGTTCTGGTGGCGCCCTTGGTATTGGTGTTGGCGATCGTTTACTGATGTTTGAACACTCAGTTTATACCGTCGCTACCCCCGAAGCCTGTGCCGCCATTTTGTGGAAAGATGCTGGCAAAGCTCCCCAAGCCGCCGTCGCCCTCAAAATTATTTCCCACGACCTGAAAAATTTAGGAATTATTGACCAGATATTGCCTGAACCCATCGGTGGGGCTCATTCCGACCCTTTGAAAGCTGCTACCACTCTCAAGCAAGTGCTGTTGGAAAATTTGGAAGAACTCAACCGCTTAACCGCCCCAGAACGCCGCCAACTTCGCTATGAAAAATTCCGCAAAATTGGTGTTTTTACAGAAGTTGCCCATTAA
- a CDS encoding long-chain acyl-[acyl-carrier-protein] reductase: MFGLIGHLTSLEHAQAVAKELGYPEYADQGLDFWCSAPPQIVDNITVTSVTGQKIEGRYVESCFLPEMLATRRIKAATRKVLNAMAHAQKHGINITALGGFSSIIFENFKLEQFSQVRNIKLEFERFTTGNTHTAYIISRQVEEASKQLGIELSKATVAICGATGDIGSAVTRWLDAKTDVQELLLIARDQERLKELQGELGRGKVMSLTEALPQADIVVWVASMPKGVEIEPTVLKQPCLLIDGGYPKNLATKIQHPGVYVLNGGIVEHSLDIDWKIMKIVNMDVPARQLFACFAESMLLEFEKLYTNFSWGRNQITVDKMEQIGRVSVKHGFRPLLV; encoded by the coding sequence ATGTTTGGTCTAATTGGACATCTGACTAGTTTAGAACACGCTCAAGCAGTAGCTAAAGAATTGGGATATCCAGAATATGCCGATCAAGGGCTAGATTTTTGGTGCAGCGCCCCGCCACAAATTGTCGATAATATTACTGTTACCAGTGTCACTGGACAGAAAATTGAAGGACGTTATGTAGAATCTTGTTTTTTACCAGAGATGCTAGCTACCCGCCGCATCAAAGCCGCAACGCGCAAAGTGCTTAATGCTATGGCACATGCACAAAAACATGGCATTAATATTACGGCTTTAGGCGGATTTTCCTCGATTATTTTTGAAAATTTTAAGTTGGAACAGTTTAGCCAAGTCCGCAACATCAAACTAGAGTTTGAACGCTTCACTACAGGAAATACCCATACTGCCTATATTATTAGTCGGCAGGTAGAAGAAGCATCAAAACAACTGGGAATTGAACTCTCAAAAGCAACAGTTGCTATATGTGGCGCAACAGGCGATATTGGCAGTGCAGTTACACGCTGGTTAGATGCGAAAACAGATGTCCAAGAACTTCTGCTAATAGCCCGCGATCAAGAACGTCTCAAAGAGTTACAAGGCGAACTGGGGCGAGGAAAAGTCATGAGTTTGACCGAAGCACTACCCCAAGCGGATATTGTAGTTTGGGTTGCCAGTATGCCCAAAGGTGTAGAAATTGAACCTACTGTTTTGAAACAACCATGTTTGTTGATTGATGGTGGTTATCCTAAAAATTTAGCAACAAAAATTCAACATCCCGGTGTATACGTGTTAAATGGTGGAATTGTAGAGCATTCCCTGGATATTGACTGGAAAATTATGAAAATCGTCAATATGGACGTACCAGCACGCCAGTTGTTTGCTTGTTTTGCCGAATCCATGTTGCTGGAATTTGAGAAGTTGTACACAAACTTTTCATGGGGACGCAATCAGATTACTGTAGACAAAATGGAGCAGATTGGTCGGGTGTCAGTGAAACATGGATTTAGACCGCTGTTGGTTTAA
- a CDS encoding aldehyde oxygenase (deformylating), producing the protein MQQLTDQFLEIDFKSEKYKDAYSRINAIVIEGEQEAHENYIQLAELLPESQTELIRLSKMESRHKKGFEACGRNLQVTPDLQFAKEFFSGLHQNFQTAAAQGKVVTCLLIQSLIIECFAIAAYNIYIPVADDFARKITEGVVKDEYSHLNFGEVWLKEHFAESKAELEQANRQNLPLVWKMLNEVADDAKTLAMEKEALIEDFMIQYGEALSNIGFKTFEIMRLSAHGLTAA; encoded by the coding sequence ATGCAGCAGCTTACAGACCAATTTCTTGAAATTGATTTCAAAAGTGAAAAATACAAAGACGCTTATAGCCGGATTAATGCGATCGTGATTGAAGGGGAACAAGAAGCCCATGAAAATTACATCCAACTAGCCGAACTGCTGCCAGAATCCCAAACAGAATTGATTCGTCTATCCAAGATGGAAAGTCGCCATAAGAAAGGATTTGAAGCTTGTGGACGCAATTTGCAAGTTACCCCAGACTTGCAATTTGCCAAAGAATTTTTCTCTGGACTCCACCAAAACTTCCAAACAGCCGCCGCCCAAGGCAAAGTCGTCACTTGTTTGTTGATTCAGTCTTTGATTATTGAATGTTTTGCGATCGCAGCATACAACATCTACATTCCCGTTGCTGACGATTTTGCCCGCAAAATCACTGAGGGAGTAGTAAAAGATGAATATAGTCATCTCAACTTTGGAGAAGTTTGGCTCAAAGAACACTTTGCAGAATCTAAAGCTGAATTAGAACAAGCCAATCGCCAAAACCTCCCACTTGTTTGGAAAATGCTCAACGAAGTAGCGGATGATGCAAAAACTCTAGCAATGGAAAAAGAGGCTTTAATAGAAGACTTTATGATTCAGTACGGTGAAGCGTTAAGTAACATTGGTTTCAAAACTTTTGAAATTATGCGCTTGTCAGCCCACGGACTCACAGCCGCTTAA
- a CDS encoding carbohydrate ABC transporter permease has translation MSQPNWNLKSRDFVSLVVLLLGAFIVLLPLFVVFLTSFAPTIASPEDLSQNNWSLANYQAAWQQGKFLLAFANSTLVAIAVTAFQILTSALAGYALARLKFRGRQALLLIVLATLVIPFQLLVIPIFLVLKWGHLINTYGALILPTAVNGFGIFLLRQYFQTIPLELEEAAAIDGANRLQILWRVMLPLARPALVTLFLFTFIGEWNDLFKPLVFTTRPELRTVQLALAEFQEQFTNNWPLMMAAVTIATVPVMVLFLIGQRQFIRGIATTGIKN, from the coding sequence ATGTCTCAACCAAACTGGAATCTCAAATCTAGGGATTTTGTCAGCCTAGTAGTGTTACTGCTAGGAGCATTTATCGTTCTGCTACCCCTGTTTGTGGTCTTTCTCACCTCCTTTGCACCGACAATCGCAAGCCCAGAAGATTTGTCCCAAAATAACTGGTCTTTAGCTAATTACCAGGCTGCATGGCAGCAAGGGAAATTTTTGCTGGCGTTTGCTAATTCTACCTTGGTAGCGATCGCTGTGACGGCGTTTCAAATTCTCACTTCCGCTTTAGCTGGTTACGCCCTCGCACGGCTAAAGTTTCGGGGACGCCAAGCACTGCTGTTAATCGTCTTGGCAACTTTGGTGATTCCCTTTCAATTGTTGGTAATTCCGATTTTTTTGGTGTTGAAATGGGGACACCTGATAAATACCTACGGAGCGCTAATTTTACCCACTGCGGTCAACGGCTTCGGTATTTTCTTATTACGTCAATATTTCCAGACAATTCCTTTGGAGTTAGAAGAAGCCGCAGCCATAGACGGCGCGAACCGACTACAAATTTTGTGGCGAGTGATGTTACCTTTAGCCCGTCCGGCGCTAGTAACACTGTTTTTGTTCACCTTCATCGGCGAATGGAATGATTTGTTTAAGCCTTTGGTCTTTACCACACGACCGGAATTAAGAACGGTACAGCTGGCATTAGCTGAATTTCAGGAGCAATTTACGAATAATTGGCCTTTAATGATGGCAGCAGTAACAATAGCCACAGTCCCAGTCATGGTGTTGTTTTTGATTGGTCAGCGTCAGTTTATTCGGGGTATTGCCACGACAGGGATTAAGAATTGA
- a CDS encoding two-partner secretion domain-containing protein yields MSQNRSSWYWDLGTVSTLAIVGVLTYCEGFALAQIQKDDTLGVESSIITPKLIDGHPIDQIDGGAIRGKNLFHSFDKFSVSVGRTTYFNNSIDIQNIISRVTGNSISNIDGILKANGAANLFLINPNGIVFGANASLNIGGSFVASTASSLNFADGIKFSTTAPESAPLLTVSVPIGLQFGATAAPIRNQSQASPEGATNSLGQGVGLQVPSGKTLALIGGDITLGSGNLTAKAGKIELGSVAPNSLVSLSSTNQAWTFGYEGVENFQNIALVKLNEIPSTIDTSGESGGDIHLQGKHVLVTDCSYLFAITWGTQSGGNLAVDASESVELGQNAFLFSGTFNTGNSGSINITTKKFIARNGAQVSMYSVGSGLPGELTLNASDSVELISGTPITPFPDGTDLIVSGLFSETYGSQNAGNITVNTAKLRIEGGARISTSSEGIYQSGLNKFTPVTGKGGKLTVNASEFIELIGTSPNGSKLSGLFSGTQGPGDGGNLTVTTGQLIIKDGAAITVNSQARKDVIYVGDPKNLGKAGDLNITANSILLDNKGKLTSNSESGKGGNIRLQPRDLLLMRGNSQISTNAGGDKTGGNITINSPNGFVVTPLFGNSDITANAFSGSGGKITITTKNIFGFVSRTRAEVEKLDAQQINPNNLPTSDITAFSQQNPSLSGTVQINSPDADPSKGLVQLPVNLVDASQQIVAGCGSGAKIARSSFTNTGRGGTAPDPTQLLMADAVLADWITLNPENENPAEGIDNKVVQAQRNTKQPQKVNSVNEPSEIVEAQGWIMDADGNVVLVAEVPAGMPHSSLLAAASCPAN; encoded by the coding sequence ATGTCTCAAAATCGAAGCAGTTGGTACTGGGATTTAGGGACAGTGAGTACTCTCGCAATTGTTGGAGTACTCACTTACTGTGAGGGTTTTGCTTTAGCCCAAATTCAAAAGGATGACACTCTTGGAGTTGAAAGTTCAATCATTACACCAAAGTTAATTGATGGTCACCCTATAGACCAGATTGATGGAGGGGCAATTCGTGGTAAAAACTTGTTCCACAGCTTTGACAAGTTTTCTGTGTCTGTGGGAAGGACAACTTATTTTAACAATTCAATAGATATTCAAAATATTATCAGTCGAGTCACGGGCAATTCTATTTCTAATATAGATGGCATTCTCAAAGCTAATGGTGCTGCCAATCTATTTTTGATTAATCCCAACGGCATTGTTTTTGGAGCAAATGCTTCTTTAAACATCGGTGGTTCATTTGTGGCGAGTACGGCAAGTAGTTTAAATTTTGCCGATGGTATAAAGTTTAGCACTACGGCTCCTGAATCTGCACCTCTGCTAACAGTAAGTGTTCCCATTGGCTTACAATTTGGAGCAACTGCGGCTCCCATCCGCAATCAATCCCAAGCAAGTCCAGAAGGCGCAACTAATTCCTTAGGACAAGGTGTTGGTCTACAGGTGCCCTCAGGTAAAACCTTGGCATTAATAGGCGGTGACATAACACTAGGGAGCGGAAATTTAACTGCAAAGGCAGGAAAAATTGAGTTAGGAAGCGTCGCTCCTAATAGTTTGGTCAGTCTGAGTTCAACGAATCAAGCTTGGACATTTGGATATGAAGGTGTTGAAAATTTTCAGAATATCGCACTGGTCAAGTTAAATGAAATTCCATCTACTATAGATACCAGTGGCGAAAGTGGTGGCGATATCCACTTGCAAGGCAAGCATGTGCTAGTAACTGACTGTTCATACCTGTTTGCTATTACTTGGGGAACGCAATCAGGAGGAAATTTGGCAGTGGACGCTTCCGAGTCTGTAGAACTTGGACAAAATGCGTTCTTGTTTAGTGGAACTTTCAACACTGGTAACTCTGGAAGTATAAATATCACTACCAAAAAGTTCATTGCCAGGAATGGAGCGCAAGTATCAATGTACAGTGTTGGCTCTGGACTGCCGGGGGAACTGACTTTAAACGCCTCAGATTCAGTAGAACTCATCAGTGGCACCCCCATTACTCCATTCCCAGATGGTACTGATTTAATAGTGAGTGGATTATTTAGTGAAACTTATGGTAGTCAAAATGCTGGCAACATAACAGTTAACACTGCAAAGTTGCGTATCGAGGGAGGGGCAAGAATATCAACAAGTTCTGAAGGCATCTATCAGTCTGGTCTAAACAAATTTACACCAGTTACAGGAAAAGGAGGAAAGTTGACGGTGAACGCCTCTGAATTTATAGAACTAATTGGAACCTCACCAAATGGTTCTAAGCTCAGCGGCTTATTTTCTGGAACTCAAGGGCCTGGAGATGGGGGAAACTTGACGGTAACAACAGGGCAATTGATTATCAAAGATGGGGCTGCAATAACTGTCAACAGCCAAGCTCGAAAGGATGTAATTTATGTGGGAGATCCCAAAAATTTAGGCAAAGCAGGCGATTTAAATATAACTGCTAACTCCATACTGCTGGACAATAAAGGAAAACTCACATCTAATAGTGAATCAGGCAAAGGTGGAAATATTAGGTTACAGCCGCGAGACTTATTATTGATGCGCGGCAACAGTCAAATATCGACTAACGCTGGAGGTGATAAAACTGGCGGTAACATTACCATCAATTCGCCTAATGGTTTTGTTGTCACCCCTCTTTTTGGAAATAGCGATATCACTGCCAATGCCTTCTCTGGCTCTGGTGGTAAAATCACAATCACCACTAAAAACATCTTTGGATTTGTGTCCCGCACTCGTGCAGAGGTAGAGAAGTTAGATGCACAACAAATAAACCCGAATAATCTGCCAACAAGTGATATCACAGCATTTTCCCAGCAAAATCCTTCATTAAGTGGCACAGTACAAATTAATTCACCAGATGCAGATCCCAGTAAAGGATTAGTGCAATTGCCGGTAAATTTAGTTGATGCTTCTCAGCAAATTGTTGCTGGTTGTGGTTCTGGTGCAAAAATAGCCAGGAGTTCATTTACTAACACTGGACGTGGAGGAACAGCACCCGATCCCACACAGCTTTTGATGGCTGATGCAGTGCTAGCAGATTGGATAACATTAAATCCAGAAAATGAGAATCCTGCTGAGGGAATTGATAACAAAGTTGTTCAGGCGCAGCGAAATACGAAACAACCACAGAAAGTGAATTCTGTCAATGAACCTAGTGAAATTGTCGAAGCCCAAGGATGGATAATGGATGCCGATGGGAACGTGGTTTTGGTTGCTGAAGTGCCCGCTGGGATGCCTCATAGTTCTTTGCTAGCGGCTGCATCTTGTCCTGCTAATTAG